Proteins encoded by one window of Anoplopoma fimbria isolate UVic2021 breed Golden Eagle Sablefish chromosome 23, Afim_UVic_2022, whole genome shotgun sequence:
- the LOC129112591 gene encoding THAP domain-containing protein 5-like isoform X2, translated as MPRYCAVRVCRNRGGTASRHDNKRISFYPFPLQDKSRLQRWVDNMNREEWTPSRHQYLCSEHFTEDCFDIRWGIRYLKNTAIPTVFPSTEDGGEKKSTSIKRSPKAKQMTFDIEPTEFDSPLSKRPHILSRTCKKVQPGTTNSAVAKDTGMIFELPLVSDTGISCHSDLSEIRTAPCELPVESGRPTGSCIALSPCNEPHPKEQADSIGTVWCCEALGPFSDGEENKDAAALQAALGQTYSFVPVEIVKGEPTACFLEERGPCEGEHISVYEHSYCRSDTDKDQLWRKILSLHAKILELDRREESTFAKIRALETEVALLKGNGAVFKEKQNILEDYISSMLL; from the exons ATGCCACGGTACTGCGCTGTGAGAGTCTGCAGAAACCGCGGGGGGACTGCATCCAGACACGACAACAAGAGGATCAGCTTCTACCC GTTTCCATTGCAAGACAAATCCAGGCTTCAGAGATGGGTGGACAACATGAACCGGGAGGAGTGGACCCCGAGTCGACATCAGTACCTGTGCAGCGAACATTTTACAGAGGACTGCTTCGATATTCGATGGGGCATCCGCTACCTGAAGAACACAGCCATCCCGACCGTGTTTCCCTCCACTGAGGAT ggtggtgagaaaaaaagtacaAGCATTAAAAGAAGCCCTAAGGCCAAACAAATGACTTTTGACATTGAGCCGACAGAATTTGACTCTCCTCTCAGCAAGAGGCCGCACATTTTGAGCAGAACATGTAAAAAGGTCCAGCCAGGCACAACAAACAGCGCTGTTGCAAAAGACACAGGGATGATATTTGAACTACCTTTGGTGTCGGACACTGGGATCTCCTGTCATTCAGATCTCTCAGAGATACGGACTGCTCCATGTGAGTTACCGGTTGAAAGTGGAAGGCCAACAGGGTCCTGCATCGCACTCTCGCCATGCAACGAGCCCCATCCAAAGGAGCAGGCGGACTCGATTGGGACTGTGTGGTGCTGTGAGGCACTGGGCCCTTTCTCggatggagaggaaaacaaggaTGCAGCAGCTCTCCAAGCAGCGCTGGGCCAGACTTATAGCTTTGTCCCTGTGGAAATAGTCAAGGGCGAACCCACCGCCTGCTTTTTGGAGGAGAGGGGACCCTGCGAGGgagaacacatttctgtttacgAGCACTCGTACTGCAGATCGGACACGGACAAAGATCAGCTTTGGCGTAAGATCTTGAGTTTGCATGCAAAGATCTTAGAACTGGATCGCAGAGAGGAGAGCACCTTTGCCAAAATCCGTGCTCTGGAGACTGAGGTAGCCCTCCTGAAGGGAAATGGTGCCGTATTTAAAGAGAAGCAGAACATTTTGGAAGATTATATATCGTCGATGTTGCTCTGA
- the LOC129112591 gene encoding THAP domain-containing protein 5-like isoform X1 produces the protein MNHDNPEVFTAGMPRYCAVRVCRNRGGTASRHDNKRISFYPFPLQDKSRLQRWVDNMNREEWTPSRHQYLCSEHFTEDCFDIRWGIRYLKNTAIPTVFPSTEDGGEKKSTSIKRSPKAKQMTFDIEPTEFDSPLSKRPHILSRTCKKVQPGTTNSAVAKDTGMIFELPLVSDTGISCHSDLSEIRTAPCELPVESGRPTGSCIALSPCNEPHPKEQADSIGTVWCCEALGPFSDGEENKDAAALQAALGQTYSFVPVEIVKGEPTACFLEERGPCEGEHISVYEHSYCRSDTDKDQLWRKILSLHAKILELDRREESTFAKIRALETEVALLKGNGAVFKEKQNILEDYISSMLL, from the exons ATGAACCACGACAACCCGGAAGT TTTCACTGCAGGTATGCCACGGTACTGCGCTGTGAGAGTCTGCAGAAACCGCGGGGGGACTGCATCCAGACACGACAACAAGAGGATCAGCTTCTACCC GTTTCCATTGCAAGACAAATCCAGGCTTCAGAGATGGGTGGACAACATGAACCGGGAGGAGTGGACCCCGAGTCGACATCAGTACCTGTGCAGCGAACATTTTACAGAGGACTGCTTCGATATTCGATGGGGCATCCGCTACCTGAAGAACACAGCCATCCCGACCGTGTTTCCCTCCACTGAGGAT ggtggtgagaaaaaaagtacaAGCATTAAAAGAAGCCCTAAGGCCAAACAAATGACTTTTGACATTGAGCCGACAGAATTTGACTCTCCTCTCAGCAAGAGGCCGCACATTTTGAGCAGAACATGTAAAAAGGTCCAGCCAGGCACAACAAACAGCGCTGTTGCAAAAGACACAGGGATGATATTTGAACTACCTTTGGTGTCGGACACTGGGATCTCCTGTCATTCAGATCTCTCAGAGATACGGACTGCTCCATGTGAGTTACCGGTTGAAAGTGGAAGGCCAACAGGGTCCTGCATCGCACTCTCGCCATGCAACGAGCCCCATCCAAAGGAGCAGGCGGACTCGATTGGGACTGTGTGGTGCTGTGAGGCACTGGGCCCTTTCTCggatggagaggaaaacaaggaTGCAGCAGCTCTCCAAGCAGCGCTGGGCCAGACTTATAGCTTTGTCCCTGTGGAAATAGTCAAGGGCGAACCCACCGCCTGCTTTTTGGAGGAGAGGGGACCCTGCGAGGgagaacacatttctgtttacgAGCACTCGTACTGCAGATCGGACACGGACAAAGATCAGCTTTGGCGTAAGATCTTGAGTTTGCATGCAAAGATCTTAGAACTGGATCGCAGAGAGGAGAGCACCTTTGCCAAAATCCGTGCTCTGGAGACTGAGGTAGCCCTCCTGAAGGGAAATGGTGCCGTATTTAAAGAGAAGCAGAACATTTTGGAAGATTATATATCGTCGATGTTGCTCTGA
- the LOC129112574 gene encoding dnaJ homolog subfamily B member 9-like, with product MATAQLALLLAVHILLISEFILAKRDYYDILGVPKDATERMVKKAFHKLALKYHPDRNKGPDAEAKFREIAEAYETLSDDKRRREYDQFGHGPSPGEGQEEEEEEEEEEHYQSFNFDDIFKDFDTFGQQHHQHHFNTHSQNQAHHKRHVDSHFQAHKEAMDRHKRQFQQGAFGGGLFDNMFADMEKMFSFNTQGSRTDNKFQGSGKQHCRTVTERRGNMVTTFTDCS from the exons ATGGCCACTGCACAGTTGGCGTTGCTGCTGGCCGTGCACATCTTGCTGATCTCAGAGTTCATCCTGGCCAAGAGGGACTACTACGACATACTGGGGGTGCCCAAGGATGCCACTGAACGCATGGTCAAAAAGGCTTTCCATAAGCTGGCCCTGAAGTACCATCCTGACCGGAACAAGGGCCCAGACGCCGAGGCTAAGTTCAGGGAGATAGCAGAGG CATACGAGACGTTATCAGACGATAAGAGGAGGCGAGAGTACGACCAGTTCGGACACGGCCCGTCACCAGGAGAaggccaggaggaggaggaggaggaggaggaggaggag CACTACCAGTCCTTCAACTTTGATGACATTTTCAAGGACTTTGACACTTTTGGTCAACAACATCATCAACACCACTTTAACACCCACTCCCAAAATCAAGCCCACCATAAGAGACACGTTGACAGCCACTTTCAGGCCCACAAAGAGGCTATGGACAGACATAAGAGACAGTTTCAGCAGGGGGCCTTCGGTGGAGGACTCTTTGATAACATGTTTGCTGACATGGAGAAGATGTTCTCCTTTAACACGCAAGGCTCCAGGACTGACAACAAATTCCAGGGCTCAGGGAAGCAGCACTGCAGGACAGTGACCGAGCGTCGGGGCAACATGGTGACCACCTTCACTGACTGCTCCTGA